The following proteins come from a genomic window of Triticum aestivum cultivar Chinese Spring chromosome 6A, IWGSC CS RefSeq v2.1, whole genome shotgun sequence:
- the LOC123132427 gene encoding patatin-like protein 1: MLTAPNADGRPLFAAKDINAFYLEHCPKIFPRVKRGPLGLLKSIKGPKYNGKYLHSVVRKLLGETRVSQALQNIVVPAFDIKLLQPIIFSRYDAQSDVSKDALLSDVCISTSAAPTYLPGHHFETTDRHSKPRAFNLIDGGVAANNPTLLAMTHVSKQILMGNNDFFPIKPADYGKFLILSLGTGSAKLADKFDAAQCSKWGIFGWLYNKGVSPLIDSFCQASAHLVDIHASVLFQALHCERRYLRIQDDDLKGNTCSVDVATPENLNMLVDVGKALLKKQVCRVDVETGKSVPDLKRGTNEEELIHFARMLSHERKSRLQKKQSSAAK; encoded by the exons ATGCTCACCGCCCCTAATGCCGACGGCCGCCCGCTCTTCGCCGCCAAAGACATCAACGCCTTCTACCTGGAGCACTGCCCAAAGATCTTCCCTCGCGTCAAGCGCGGGCCTCTCGGCTTGCTGAAGAGCATCAAGGGGCCCAAGTACAACGGCAAATATCTGCACTCCGTCGTGCGAAAGCTGCTCGGGGAGACACGCGTGAGTCAAGCCTTGCAGAACATCGTCGTCCCTGCCTTCGACATCAAGCTGCTGCAGCCAATCATCTTCTCCAGATACGAC GCTCAAAGCGACGTCTCCAAAGACGCCCTCCTCTCCGACGTGTGCATCAGCACGTCCGCCGCGCCCACCTACCTGCCCGGCCACCACTTCGAGACCACGGACAGGCACAGCAAGCCACGCGCATTCAATCTGATCGACGGCGGCGTCGCGGCAAACAACCCGACGCTGCTGGCCATGACCCACGTCAGCAAGCAGATCCTCATGGGCAACAATGATTTCTTCCCCATCAAGCCGGCCGACTATGGGAAGTTCCTCATCCTCTCCCTCGGCACCGGGTCGGCCAAGCTCGCGGACAAGTTCGATGCAGCCCAGTGCAGCAAGTGGGGCATCTTCGGGTGGCTCTACAACAAAGGTGTGTCGCCGCTCATCGATAGCTTTTGTCAGGCAAGCGCTCACCTTGTGGACATCCACGCATCCGTGCTCTTTCAGGCGCTGCATTGCGAGAGGCGCTACCTTCGCATCCAGGATGACGATCTCAAGGGGAACACCTGCTCCGTCGACGTGGCCACGCCAGAGAACTTGAACATGCTTGTCGACGTCGGCAAGGCACTACTGAAGAAACAGGTGTGCAGAGTGGACGTCGAGACCGGAAAAAGCGTGCCGGACTTGAAGAGGGGCACCAACGAGGAAGAGCTGATCCATTTCGCCCGAATGCTGTCGCATGAACGCAAATCCAGGCTCCAAAAGAAGCAGAGCAGCGCTGCAAAGTAA